The Apodemus sylvaticus chromosome 5, mApoSyl1.1, whole genome shotgun sequence genome has a segment encoding these proteins:
- the Lcn12 gene encoding epididymal-specific lipocalin-12, producing MGPWWALWLILTLPQILEGQKPTMPPGLPQMTSFQSNQFQGEWFVLGLADNAFKKEHRALLSFFITLFKLKGNSEFQVTNSMTRGKRCNTWSYTLTPTAKPGQFTRDNRGSEPGAYKESIQVVDTDYVNFALVLSLRQTSSQSITRVSLLGRHWRLPHKTIDMFICLTRTLNFTKDNFLFPDLSGNGFACTG from the exons ATGGGCCCTTGGTGGGCTCTGTGGCTGATACTTACCCTGCCCCAAATCCTGGAGGGTCAGAAGCCAACCATGCCTCCAGGCCTACCCCAGATGACAAGCTTCCAAAGTAACCAG TTTCAGGGGGAGTGGTTTGTCCTCGGTCTGGCAGACAACGCCTTCAAGAAAGAGCACCGGGCCTTGCTGAGTTTCTTCATCACATTGTTTAAGTTGAAAGGCAACAGTGAGTTTCAGGTGACCAACTCCATGACTCG GGGCAAGCGCTGCAACACTTGGTCCTACACCCTGACCCCAACAGCCAAGCCTGGGCAATTCACCAGGGACAACAGAG GGTCAGAGCCTGGGGCGTACAAAGAGAGCATACAGGTCGTAGACACAGACTACGTCAACTTCGCCCTGGTGCTGTCCCTCAGACAGACAAGCAGCCAGAGCATCACAAGGGTCAGCCTTCTGG GTAGACACTGGAGGCTTCCTCATAAGACAATAGACATGTTCATCTGCCTGACCAGGACCCTAAACTTCACAAAGGATAACTTCCTCTTCCCTGATCTGTCTGGTAATGGGTTTGCATGCACTGGGTGA
- the C8g gene encoding complement component C8 gamma chain isoform X3, which produces MLSPGALLFFTLLLTASSLGQRTRKPYGSMSPISTIQAQANFNAQQFAGIWLLVAVGSACRFLQEEGHQAEATTLHATPQGAAMAVSTFRKLDGICWQVRQLFGTTGVPGHFLLQAPRARGPVHVVVAETDYQSFAILYLGQARKLSVKLYARSLPVSDSVLNVFEQRVRGANLTEDQIFFFPKYGFCETADQFHVLNEVPR; this is translated from the exons ATGCTGTCCCCTGGGGCTCTGTTGTTCTTCACCCTGCTCTTGACAGCCAGTTCGCTGGGCCAAAGGACTCGAAAGCCTTATGGGTCTATGTCCCCTATCAGCACCATCCAGGCTCAGGCCAATTTCAATGCTCAGCAG TTTGCAGGGATATGGCTCCTTGTGGCTGTGGGCTCTGCGTGCCGCTTTCTTCAGGAGGAGGGACACCAGGCTGAGGCCACCACATTGCACGCAACTCCCCAGGGTGCCGCTATGGCTGTCAGCACCTTTCGAAAGCT aGATGGGATATGTTGGCAGGTACGTCAACTCTTTGggaccacaggggtccctggccACTTCTTGCTCCAAG CCCCACGGGCCCGTGGACCAGTGCATGTGGTGGTTGCTGAAACCGACTACCAGAGCTTTGCCATCCTGTATCTGGGGCAGGCGAGGAAGCTGTCTGTGAAGCTATATG CCCGCTCACTGCCAGTGAGTGATTCTGTCCTGAATGTGTTTGAGCAGCGAGTCAGGGGAGCCAACCTGACGGAAGACCAGATCTTTTTCTTTCCCAAGTATG GTTTCTGCGAAACTGCGGACCAGTTCCACGTCCTGAATG AGGTGCCAAGATGA
- the C8g gene encoding complement component C8 gamma chain isoform X4, with protein MLSPGALLFFTLLLTASSLGQRTRKPYGSMSPISTIQAQANFNAQQFAGIWLLVAVGSACRFLQEEGHQAEATTLHATPQGAAMAVSTFRKLDGICWQVRQLFGTTGVPGHFLLQARSLPVSDSVLNVFEQRVRGANLTEDQIFFFPKYGFCETADQFHVLNGEWSSGQNSEGLWPRPFLPLLKFLSTAEVPR; from the exons ATGCTGTCCCCTGGGGCTCTGTTGTTCTTCACCCTGCTCTTGACAGCCAGTTCGCTGGGCCAAAGGACTCGAAAGCCTTATGGGTCTATGTCCCCTATCAGCACCATCCAGGCTCAGGCCAATTTCAATGCTCAGCAG TTTGCAGGGATATGGCTCCTTGTGGCTGTGGGCTCTGCGTGCCGCTTTCTTCAGGAGGAGGGACACCAGGCTGAGGCCACCACATTGCACGCAACTCCCCAGGGTGCCGCTATGGCTGTCAGCACCTTTCGAAAGCT aGATGGGATATGTTGGCAGGTACGTCAACTCTTTGggaccacaggggtccctggccACTTCTTGCTCCAAG CCCGCTCACTGCCAGTGAGTGATTCTGTCCTGAATGTGTTTGAGCAGCGAGTCAGGGGAGCCAACCTGACGGAAGACCAGATCTTTTTCTTTCCCAAGTATG GTTTCTGCGAAACTGCGGACCAGTTCCACGTCCTGAATGGTGAGTGGTCATCAGGGCAGAACAGTGAAGGGCTGTGGCCAAGGCCTTTCCTGCCCCTGCTCAAGTTTCTATCTACTGCAGAGGTGCCAAGATGA
- the C8g gene encoding complement component C8 gamma chain isoform X1: MLSPGALLFFTLLLTASSLGQRTRKPYGSMSPISTIQAQANFNAQQFAGIWLLVAVGSACRFLQEEGHQAEATTLHATPQGAAMAVSTFRKLDGICWQVRQLFGTTGVPGHFLLQAPRARGPVHVVVAETDYQSFAILYLGQARKLSVKLYARSLPVSDSVLNVFEQRVRGANLTEDQIFFFPKYGFCETADQFHVLNGEWSSGQNSEGLWPRPFLPLLKFLSTAEVPR; the protein is encoded by the exons ATGCTGTCCCCTGGGGCTCTGTTGTTCTTCACCCTGCTCTTGACAGCCAGTTCGCTGGGCCAAAGGACTCGAAAGCCTTATGGGTCTATGTCCCCTATCAGCACCATCCAGGCTCAGGCCAATTTCAATGCTCAGCAG TTTGCAGGGATATGGCTCCTTGTGGCTGTGGGCTCTGCGTGCCGCTTTCTTCAGGAGGAGGGACACCAGGCTGAGGCCACCACATTGCACGCAACTCCCCAGGGTGCCGCTATGGCTGTCAGCACCTTTCGAAAGCT aGATGGGATATGTTGGCAGGTACGTCAACTCTTTGggaccacaggggtccctggccACTTCTTGCTCCAAG CCCCACGGGCCCGTGGACCAGTGCATGTGGTGGTTGCTGAAACCGACTACCAGAGCTTTGCCATCCTGTATCTGGGGCAGGCGAGGAAGCTGTCTGTGAAGCTATATG CCCGCTCACTGCCAGTGAGTGATTCTGTCCTGAATGTGTTTGAGCAGCGAGTCAGGGGAGCCAACCTGACGGAAGACCAGATCTTTTTCTTTCCCAAGTATG GTTTCTGCGAAACTGCGGACCAGTTCCACGTCCTGAATGGTGAGTGGTCATCAGGGCAGAACAGTGAAGGGCTGTGGCCAAGGCCTTTCCTGCCCCTGCTCAAGTTTCTATCTACTGCAGAGGTGCCAAGATGA
- the C8g gene encoding complement component C8 gamma chain isoform X2, whose product MLSPGALLFFTLLLTASSLGQRTRKPYGSMSPISTIQAQANFNAQQFAGIWLLVAVGSACRFLQEEGHQAEATTLHATPQGAAMAVSTFRKLDGICWQVRQLFGTTGVPGHFLLQAPRARGPVHVVVAETDYQSFAILYLGQARKLSVKLYARSLPVSDSVLNVFEQRVRGANLTEDQIFFFPKYGECPQPVILLDDTRSSLTTAWAPRFLRNCGPVPRPE is encoded by the exons ATGCTGTCCCCTGGGGCTCTGTTGTTCTTCACCCTGCTCTTGACAGCCAGTTCGCTGGGCCAAAGGACTCGAAAGCCTTATGGGTCTATGTCCCCTATCAGCACCATCCAGGCTCAGGCCAATTTCAATGCTCAGCAG TTTGCAGGGATATGGCTCCTTGTGGCTGTGGGCTCTGCGTGCCGCTTTCTTCAGGAGGAGGGACACCAGGCTGAGGCCACCACATTGCACGCAACTCCCCAGGGTGCCGCTATGGCTGTCAGCACCTTTCGAAAGCT aGATGGGATATGTTGGCAGGTACGTCAACTCTTTGggaccacaggggtccctggccACTTCTTGCTCCAAG CCCCACGGGCCCGTGGACCAGTGCATGTGGTGGTTGCTGAAACCGACTACCAGAGCTTTGCCATCCTGTATCTGGGGCAGGCGAGGAAGCTGTCTGTGAAGCTATATG CCCGCTCACTGCCAGTGAGTGATTCTGTCCTGAATGTGTTTGAGCAGCGAGTCAGGGGAGCCAACCTGACGGAAGACCAGATCTTTTTCTTTCCCAAGTATGGTGAGTGTCCCCAGCCAGTCATCCTCCTGGATGACACCCGGTCCTCTCTTACTACTGCCTGGGCCCCTAGGTTTCTGCGAAACTGCGGACCAGTTCCACGTCCTGAATG A
- the Fbxw5 gene encoding F-box/WD repeat-containing protein 5 isoform X1, whose amino-acid sequence MDEGGIPLLPDSLVYQIFLSLGPADVLAAGLVCRQWQAVSRDEFLWREQFYRYYQVARDVPRHPAATSWYEEFRRLYDMVPCVEVQTLTDHTDQVLHLSFSHSGYQFASCSKDCTVKIWNNDLTISLLHSADMRPYNWSYTQFSQFNQDDSLLLASGVFLGPHNSSSGEIAVISLDSFALLSRVRNKPYDVFGCWLTETSLISGNLHRIGDITSCSVLWLNNAFQDVESENVNVVKRLFKIQNLNASTIRTVMVADCSRFDSPDLLLDAGSQPGLPCRVFDLGGDTEEEATDPGLHASGSGHVKEGLRRVFDSVLDGHGQLSDCALETKVAELLAQGHTKPPECSDADTRNKYLIFTTGCLTYSPHQIGIKQILPHQMTTAGPVLGEGRGSDAFFDALDHVIDVHGHIIGMGLSPDNRYLYVNSRAWPPGSVVADPMQPPPIAEEIDLLVFDLKTMREVKRALRAHRAYTPNDECFFIFLDVSRDFVASGAEDRHGYIWDRHYNICLAKLRHEDVVNSVAFSPQEQELLLTASDDATIKAWRSPRIVRVLQAPRPRPRPFFSWFASHRR is encoded by the exons ATGGATGAGGGGGGCATACCCCTGCTCCCTGACAGCCTTGTCTACCAGATCTTCCTGAGCTTGGGCCCTGCAGATGTGCTGGCTGCTGGGCTGGTGTGCCGCCAATGGCAGGCCGTATCCCGGGATGAGTTCCTCTGGAGGGAGCAGTTCTACCGCTACTATCAGGTGGCTCGAGATGTGCCCCGCCACCCAG CGGCCACATCCTGGTATGAGGAGTTCCGGCGGCTCTATGACATGGTGCCCTGTGTGGAGGTGCAGACACTGACAGACCACACGGACCAGGTCCTTCACCTCAGTTTCTCGCACTCGGGGTACCAGTTTGCCTCCTGCTCCAAGGACTGCACCGTGAAG ATCTGGAACAATGACCTGACCATCTCCCTGCTGCACAGTGCAGACATGAGGCCGTACAACTGGAGTTACACCCAGTTCTCCCAGTTCAACCAGGATGACTCTCTGCTGCTGGCCTCGGGGGTGTTCCTGGGGCCACATAACTCCTCCTCAGGCGAGATAGCTGTCATCAGCTTAG ACTCCTTTGCCCTGCTGTCCCGTGTGCGAAACAAGCCCTATGATGTGTTTGGCTGCTGGCTCACAGAAACCAGCCTCATTTCGGGGAACCTGCACCGCATTGGAGATATCACCTCCTGCTCAGTGCTGTGGCTCAACAACGCCTTCCAG GATGTGGAGTCAGAGAACGTCAACGTGGTAAAGCGGCTCTTTAAGATCCAGAACCTCAATGCCAGCACCATTCGCACAGTGATGGTGGCTGACTGCAGCCGCTTTGATAGCCCGGACCTCCTGCTGGATGCtggcagccagcctgggctccccTGCCGAGTCTTTGACCTAGGTGGGGACACTGAAGAAGAGGCCACTGACCCAGGTTTGCACGCCTCTGGTTCTGGCCATGTCAAGGAAGGTTTACGGCGTGTGTTTGATAGCGTCTTGGATGGACATGGACAGCTGTCAGATTGTGCACTGGAGACCAAGGTAGCAGAGCTGCTGGCCCAGGGCCACACCAAGCCCCCAGAGTGTAGTGACGCTGACACCAGGAACAAGTACCTCATCTTCACCACTGGCTGCCTCACGTACTCACCGCATCAGATCG GCATCAAGCAGATCCTGCCGCACCAGATGACAACTGCAGGGCCCGTGCTAGGCGAGGGCCGGGGCTCCGATGCCTTCTTTGATGCACTGGACCATGTCATTGATGTGCATGGGCACATCATTGGCATGGGCTTGTCTCCTGATAACAG GTACTTGTATGTGAATAGCCGTGCCTGGCCCCCTGGCTCAGTGGTAGCTGACCCAATGCAGCCGCCACCCATTGCCGAGGAGATTGACTTGCTGGTGTTTGATCTCAAGACCATGCGGGAGGTCAAGCGAGCTCTTCGAGCACACCGCGCCTACACGCCCAATGATGAGTGCTTCTTCATCTTCTTGGATGTCAGCAGGGATTTTGTGGCCAG TGGGGCTGAAGATCGGCATGGCTATATCTGGGACCGCCACTACAACATCTGCCTAGCCAAGCTGCGGCACGAGGATGTGGTCAACTCAGTGGCTTTCAGCCCCCAGGAGCAGGAGCTCTTGTTGACAGCCAGTGATGATGCCACTATCAAAGCCTGGCGTTCACCACGCATCGTTCGAGTCCTGCAGGCTCCACGCCCACGCCCACGCCCCTTCTTCTCCTGGTTTGCCAGCCATAGGCGCTGA
- the Fbxw5 gene encoding F-box/WD repeat-containing protein 5 isoform X3, with translation MCWLLGWCAANGRPYPGMSSSGGSSSTATIRWLEMCPATQIWNNDLTISLLHSADMRPYNWSYTQFSQFNQDDSLLLASGVFLGPHNSSSGEIAVISLDSFALLSRVRNKPYDVFGCWLTETSLISGNLHRIGDITSCSVLWLNNAFQDVESENVNVVKRLFKIQNLNASTIRTVMVADCSRFDSPDLLLDAGSQPGLPCRVFDLGGDTEEEATDPGLHASGSGHVKEGLRRVFDSVLDGHGQLSDCALETKVAELLAQGHTKPPECSDADTRNKYLIFTTGCLTYSPHQIGIKQILPHQMTTAGPVLGEGRGSDAFFDALDHVIDVHGHIIGMGLSPDNRYLYVNSRAWPPGSVVADPMQPPPIAEEIDLLVFDLKTMREVKRALRAHRAYTPNDECFFIFLDVSRDFVASGAEDRHGYIWDRHYNICLAKLRHEDVVNSVAFSPQEQELLLTASDDATIKAWRSPRIVRVLQAPRPRPRPFFSWFASHRR, from the exons ATGTGCTGGCTGCTGGGCTGGTGTGCCGCCAATGGCAGGCCGTATCCCGGGATGAGTTCCTCTGGAGGGAGCAGTTCTACCGCTACTATCAGGTGGCTCGAGATGTGCCCCGCCACCCAG ATCTGGAACAATGACCTGACCATCTCCCTGCTGCACAGTGCAGACATGAGGCCGTACAACTGGAGTTACACCCAGTTCTCCCAGTTCAACCAGGATGACTCTCTGCTGCTGGCCTCGGGGGTGTTCCTGGGGCCACATAACTCCTCCTCAGGCGAGATAGCTGTCATCAGCTTAG ACTCCTTTGCCCTGCTGTCCCGTGTGCGAAACAAGCCCTATGATGTGTTTGGCTGCTGGCTCACAGAAACCAGCCTCATTTCGGGGAACCTGCACCGCATTGGAGATATCACCTCCTGCTCAGTGCTGTGGCTCAACAACGCCTTCCAG GATGTGGAGTCAGAGAACGTCAACGTGGTAAAGCGGCTCTTTAAGATCCAGAACCTCAATGCCAGCACCATTCGCACAGTGATGGTGGCTGACTGCAGCCGCTTTGATAGCCCGGACCTCCTGCTGGATGCtggcagccagcctgggctccccTGCCGAGTCTTTGACCTAGGTGGGGACACTGAAGAAGAGGCCACTGACCCAGGTTTGCACGCCTCTGGTTCTGGCCATGTCAAGGAAGGTTTACGGCGTGTGTTTGATAGCGTCTTGGATGGACATGGACAGCTGTCAGATTGTGCACTGGAGACCAAGGTAGCAGAGCTGCTGGCCCAGGGCCACACCAAGCCCCCAGAGTGTAGTGACGCTGACACCAGGAACAAGTACCTCATCTTCACCACTGGCTGCCTCACGTACTCACCGCATCAGATCG GCATCAAGCAGATCCTGCCGCACCAGATGACAACTGCAGGGCCCGTGCTAGGCGAGGGCCGGGGCTCCGATGCCTTCTTTGATGCACTGGACCATGTCATTGATGTGCATGGGCACATCATTGGCATGGGCTTGTCTCCTGATAACAG GTACTTGTATGTGAATAGCCGTGCCTGGCCCCCTGGCTCAGTGGTAGCTGACCCAATGCAGCCGCCACCCATTGCCGAGGAGATTGACTTGCTGGTGTTTGATCTCAAGACCATGCGGGAGGTCAAGCGAGCTCTTCGAGCACACCGCGCCTACACGCCCAATGATGAGTGCTTCTTCATCTTCTTGGATGTCAGCAGGGATTTTGTGGCCAG TGGGGCTGAAGATCGGCATGGCTATATCTGGGACCGCCACTACAACATCTGCCTAGCCAAGCTGCGGCACGAGGATGTGGTCAACTCAGTGGCTTTCAGCCCCCAGGAGCAGGAGCTCTTGTTGACAGCCAGTGATGATGCCACTATCAAAGCCTGGCGTTCACCACGCATCGTTCGAGTCCTGCAGGCTCCACGCCCACGCCCACGCCCCTTCTTCTCCTGGTTTGCCAGCCATAGGCGCTGA
- the Fbxw5 gene encoding F-box/WD repeat-containing protein 5 isoform X2 — protein sequence MRPYNWSYTQFSQFNQDDSLLLASGVFLGPHNSSSGEIAVISLDSFALLSRVRNKPYDVFGCWLTETSLISGNLHRIGDITSCSVLWLNNAFQDVESENVNVVKRLFKIQNLNASTIRTVMVADCSRFDSPDLLLDAGSQPGLPCRVFDLGGDTEEEATDPGLHASGSGHVKEGLRRVFDSVLDGHGQLSDCALETKVAELLAQGHTKPPECSDADTRNKYLIFTTGCLTYSPHQIGIKQILPHQMTTAGPVLGEGRGSDAFFDALDHVIDVHGHIIGMGLSPDNRYLYVNSRAWPPGSVVADPMQPPPIAEEIDLLVFDLKTMREVKRALRAHRAYTPNDECFFIFLDVSRDFVASGAEDRHGYIWDRHYNICLAKLRHEDVVNSVAFSPQEQELLLTASDDATIKAWRSPRIVRVLQAPRPRPRPFFSWFASHRR from the exons ATGAGGCCGTACAACTGGAGTTACACCCAGTTCTCCCAGTTCAACCAGGATGACTCTCTGCTGCTGGCCTCGGGGGTGTTCCTGGGGCCACATAACTCCTCCTCAGGCGAGATAGCTGTCATCAGCTTAG ACTCCTTTGCCCTGCTGTCCCGTGTGCGAAACAAGCCCTATGATGTGTTTGGCTGCTGGCTCACAGAAACCAGCCTCATTTCGGGGAACCTGCACCGCATTGGAGATATCACCTCCTGCTCAGTGCTGTGGCTCAACAACGCCTTCCAG GATGTGGAGTCAGAGAACGTCAACGTGGTAAAGCGGCTCTTTAAGATCCAGAACCTCAATGCCAGCACCATTCGCACAGTGATGGTGGCTGACTGCAGCCGCTTTGATAGCCCGGACCTCCTGCTGGATGCtggcagccagcctgggctccccTGCCGAGTCTTTGACCTAGGTGGGGACACTGAAGAAGAGGCCACTGACCCAGGTTTGCACGCCTCTGGTTCTGGCCATGTCAAGGAAGGTTTACGGCGTGTGTTTGATAGCGTCTTGGATGGACATGGACAGCTGTCAGATTGTGCACTGGAGACCAAGGTAGCAGAGCTGCTGGCCCAGGGCCACACCAAGCCCCCAGAGTGTAGTGACGCTGACACCAGGAACAAGTACCTCATCTTCACCACTGGCTGCCTCACGTACTCACCGCATCAGATCG GCATCAAGCAGATCCTGCCGCACCAGATGACAACTGCAGGGCCCGTGCTAGGCGAGGGCCGGGGCTCCGATGCCTTCTTTGATGCACTGGACCATGTCATTGATGTGCATGGGCACATCATTGGCATGGGCTTGTCTCCTGATAACAG GTACTTGTATGTGAATAGCCGTGCCTGGCCCCCTGGCTCAGTGGTAGCTGACCCAATGCAGCCGCCACCCATTGCCGAGGAGATTGACTTGCTGGTGTTTGATCTCAAGACCATGCGGGAGGTCAAGCGAGCTCTTCGAGCACACCGCGCCTACACGCCCAATGATGAGTGCTTCTTCATCTTCTTGGATGTCAGCAGGGATTTTGTGGCCAG TGGGGCTGAAGATCGGCATGGCTATATCTGGGACCGCCACTACAACATCTGCCTAGCCAAGCTGCGGCACGAGGATGTGGTCAACTCAGTGGCTTTCAGCCCCCAGGAGCAGGAGCTCTTGTTGACAGCCAGTGATGATGCCACTATCAAAGCCTGGCGTTCACCACGCATCGTTCGAGTCCTGCAGGCTCCACGCCCACGCCCACGCCCCTTCTTCTCCTGGTTTGCCAGCCATAGGCGCTGA